In Pyrus communis chromosome 1, drPyrComm1.1, whole genome shotgun sequence, the following are encoded in one genomic region:
- the LOC137716843 gene encoding ATP-dependent RNA helicase DRS1-like, translating to MAYRGRGRGRGGFSGGGGFGFAKQEPFVLFPDIDLPISKGISDLQQKTDAVIEEENLINQTRKFQKIWKDSPYYLEQSTSKERQNEDVERYSDRRKPKTTIRRGSLFSILELKGFPQELTGGSRVQQPGRKRVRWNPNSGLEKLDLFEKLEQRQGQNDTKEKKEGEGEDEDENEEEEEQEEEDFSDDDYYKGFDVDDDEDDYNMEDDGDDEPLL from the exons ATGGCATACAGAGGGCGCGGCCGCGGACGCGGTGGATTTTCGGGTGGTGGCGGTTTTGGCTTTGCTAAGCAAGAGCCCTTTGTGCTTTTTCCT gacattgATTTGCCTATTTCCAAAGGTATATCTGATCTACAGCAAAAAACAGACGCTGTTATTGAGGAAGAAAACTTAATCAATCAAACTCGCAAATTCCAAAAAATTTGGAAAGACTCTCCTTATTATCTTGAGCAAAGCACTTCGAAAG AAAGGCAAAACGAAGATGTAGAAAGATATTCTGACAGAAGAAAGCCAAAAACCACGATAAGACGCGGTTCTCTTTTTAGTATATTGGAGCTCAAGGGATTTCCTCAAGAACTGACTGGAG GTTCAAGGGTGCAGCAGCCAGGTCGAAAGAGAGTTCGATGGAATCCTAACTCAG GGCTGGAGAAGTTGGATTTATTTGAAAAGCTCGAGCAGCGTCAG GGCCAAAAtgatacaaaagaaaagaaagaaggtgaaggtgaggatgaagatgaaaatgaagaggaggaggaacaaGAGGAGGAGGACTTTAGTGATGATGATTATTATAAG GGCTTtgatgttgatgatgatgaagatgattatAATATGGAAGATGACGGTGACG ACGAACCCCTTTTATAG